The stretch of DNA TATGAGGGAGGGCTTAAGGAAGCATTATCACACTAAAACCATTCAGTCAATCCTTTCCCCCCTCCAAATACTGCATAAAATCACAAGGAAGAAACATAAGAGAAACTAAGGTAACTCTTAGAGGTGAGCAGAAATCTGGTTTAGCACATATGatataagtatttttaaaatatatttgaataaaaCTATAAAAAAGACATCTAAATTACTGCTAAAACCACTTCTGAAGGACACTTATTTAATGTAATTAGCACTGCAGGCCTATATATCTTTGTTATGTACCACAATCATTTTAGCCAACAGAGGCTAAACAGAATTATATTTTAACATATGGTTTTCCTGcaacattttttctctctcaagaGCAGAGAAAACCTTTACTTACTGTCTTTTAGAGTTGCCATATTCCTGACTTGGCCCCTGCAAAGGAATGAAGGAGAAGTTAGGATAATTCACTAGCTCTCCACAAACTAACACCTGCCAAGGGCAAGTCCCTTTCAGAGTgatgaaaattcaaaaatttgCTGTTTCTCAAAAAAGATCTGTGACAGACAGAAACCACTCTGACCGGTGACTTGTATGCACactttcatccttccctcaCCTGCataatttcacagaatcaattaggttggaaaagacctctgagatcatcaagtccaacctatgaccgAACACCACCTTATCAAGTAAACCAatgagtgccacatccagtctttcttCAGACACCTCCAAGGACGGTGACTCCtcaacctccctgggcagcccattccaatgcctaATTAcactttctgtgaagaaatttctcCTAATGTACAGCTAAATCTCTATAATCATGTCCTGCCGCTGCTGTCCGGCAGAAGAGGCCAACTCCCACCTGACTGCACTCTGctgtcagggagctgcagagtgataaggtcaccccgagcctccttttctccaggctgagctccccgGGCTGCTCTTCAGAGGACTCGGGCTCCTTTCCCCAGTCCCACCGCCCTTCTCCGGACtcgctccagcacctcaatgtcctccCTGAACTGAGGGCCCCAACCGGCCCAGGACTCGAGGCCAGCAGTGCCGAGCACAGAGAAAGGTTTAACGCGTTACCCACCGCCTTGGCGAATGGCATGGAACAAACGAGGGCATTAGAAGGgcaaattagaaattaaaaaataattttaaacaaagcTTCATGCAATGCAATTCGTTTCTAGAGACTACTAAAATGAAGCAGAGGAGACCGCACCATttcctggccagagcagggtCTTCTGCCATGTACAAACCTGTCCTTTAACCCTTGCCTGTCCCATTCACCCACCCCGACCGAGCGCTCCCACCCACCAGGGACGGACCCTCCATCCCTGCGGGTCCCCGCTGCCCTCATCTCCCGGTACCCGCTCCGCCACCACCCCTCAGAACCCACAGCCCCTCAAGGGCCGCCCGCGGCCGCGACCCCGCCGCTCCCAGGCGCCGTACGGCCGAGGGAAGCCATCCCCCCCCTCACCCCGCAGAGCCGCCCCGGCCATCGGGACGCGTTTCCCCGTCCCCACAGTGCCCGTCCCAGCCCGTGCCGGTACCATTGCGGCTGGACCAGCGCGACCGCGGCGCCCCGGGCGAACATGGCGGCGCCTCCACCACAGCCCCGCTGAAGGTCAGCGCGCCCGCACCGCGCCTGCGCCGCCCGCTGGGATCCGCTTCCAGGGTGCTGCCGCCATTTCCGGAGGGGGCGGGATCGGCAGCGGCGCCGGGTCGGGAGCGGCGTCGGGTCGGCATCATGGGCAAGTCGGATTTCCTCAGCCCCAAGGCCATCGCCAACCGCATCAAATCCAAGGGGCTGCAGAAGCTGCGCTGGTACTGCCAGATGTGCCAGAAGCAGTGCCGCGATGAGGTAAGTCGGGGCGCGCTGGGGTCCCCGGTCCTTCGGGCGGCTCCGGTCTCCGTCTAAGGACGCCCAGTCCCGGTTCTCCCGGGGTCAGGGCCCCTTGGTTGGGCTCAGCTCTTGTGACAGCTGCGATCTCATAGGATCACAggaaggtttgggttgggatgACTTTATAGATCATTCCCTTCCaaccccctgggcagggacaccttccgctACCCCAGGATGCTTCAAGacccgtccagcctggccttggacacttccagggatggggcagccacagctgctctgggtaccctgtgccagggccccaccaccctcacagggaattatttcttcccaatatcttaTCTAACCGTGCCCTCTATCAGTTTAAAGTCATTGTCCCGTGTCCTATCAATCTTGTAAATGTCCCCAGTGCTATCGAGGGGAGCATTACGGGAGCTGCGATCACACCTGTAGGATTTTATTTATAGGATTTTGGTACTCTCTTCATCTGAGAGTGTTGCAGTTTGAGACAGAGACAAGGCAagcatttatttctgctttatagAATGGCTTCAAGTGTCACTGCATGTCTGAGTCCCACCAGAGGCAGTTGCTGCTGGCTTCTGAAAATCCTCAGCAATTCATGGATTACTTCTCTGAGTAAGTTTTCTGTATATTCTTACCCAGATCTTCATGCCGATATCAGATCTGCACAGCCACATGCCTAAGGCCCAATAACATCCCATTTGAAGACACTTTATTGTGATACATGTTAGTGTCAGCTCTTCTTGAAAAGGAAATTTAGGCAATGCCACCTTTAAACTTTAGGCAGGGGATTTCAAGAAGCCATGATTTTAGTAAAATTTGACAGTTTTGTCTCATGTTTTAATCCTGTTGCTCTGTGTTACGAATACATCACCTTCTGTCCCCACTGAGTGACTGCCACACACACGAGCTAAAAGAGCCATAACAGAGAGAGAACAAGTCAGGGGAGGGACTTACATCCCCCAGCTTCTCCCAGGCCTTTGTCCAGCTGACTTACATGGCAGCTGGGATGACTGGAGCTGTCCTCAGCACGAGTTTGAAGTGAGGCGTTATGCTGCAGCCCTGGAATTAGCACGGAGATGAGTGATCCTTCTGCTCCATCCACTCCTCTGCCCTTTGTCCTGCCCTGTGCTTTGTGTCAGTCAGCCTGGGAAGACACCTGGTAACCAAATGCCAGCAATTAGTGGGAAGTGTTGAGATTCCTTTGCTCCATTTTATCCCTTTGAGAGCCTGTTACTCTCTTGGATATTTAAGGTGTGTGCATGTATCATGTTGTGCTTCATCCTGTATTTAATCCTGGTCTACTGAAAAAGGGAAATGTGTCTGAATATCATCATGCTCAGCTCAAAAGAATAATCAGGTTTATACTGCAGGTGTTTAATTGTTAATGACAACAGAAATTTGCTTCCTAGTTGTTAAAGTTTtactaaaaatactttcttttttattccctaAGGGAATTCCGAAATGATTTCCTAGAATTGCTCAGGAGGCGATTTGgtaaatattttgctgtttgtttgtttgttttagtgtCTTGTTAGTTTAGTGCAAGCCACATAATGATAATAATAGTGGttgtaatagtaataataatttgtattttaggAACAAAGAGAGTGCATAATAATATTGTGTACAATGAGTACATCAGCCATCGAGAGCACATCCACATGAATGCCACACAGTGGGAGACACTGACTGATTTTACAAAATGGCTGGGGAGAGAAGGTGAGTGtacctgctcagggctgggaagtcCTAAAATTATTGGGTAATTGAATTCCTGATAATTGATCAGTAATTAtttatgttctttttctttctttccctcccctcctgtaTATACATGAAAAGATTCCCAAATGTATTTCTGTGCTAACCATTAGCAGTTTGCTTATGGAAAATGTCAGAATTCTGGGATGAGGACCAGATGTGACCCCTTCCTTTTTTCATCTGCTGGTCTGTATTTACTGGATACATTGCTAAATTCTAAATCAACTTCTAAGAGTTGCCATTTAAAAGTTAGAGTTTCTTTCCACATCTGACAAGAAGCAAGTAGTTATTTTCATtcctggcctagtggaagggTTAAAGCTGGAGGTCTGCAGTTCTGTATTTAGTGGGAGGAAGAGAGATTAAATGGCACTGTGGTGTGACAGAAAGTTTACTTTGGCTCTGGATGCCCCTGTTCTGCAGGATACATCCAGCAGTTACAAAGTCACTCTAGCCAGAGTCAGTAACAATAGCATAGTGCTGCAATATTTCCTTTAGTACCATACTGTGAGTGTGTATCATTTATACATGTTAGATTTCTGTCTTCTTCCCTGTTAAAACAGTGGgaaggaaacattttcttcaaTAAGGAAAGGATTGTAAAACACTTCATGCACTTTGTGATGTACACTGGCCTGTGTCCAAACAGATCTGGGCAGCTGAGGGCAGAAACACATGGTACAGATAATTCCAAGTCAGTTTTAGTAGCTCAGTAAAGGGTGTGTTGTCTCTGGTGAGGTATGTACATTGCTACATTGAACAAATTAATACAGAGttttatttgtccttactttctACATCTCATATaacttttctgctgacaaatctTATGGCTTCTGCTTAGCTCTAATTGCAGTTCTGCTGTTCCTAAGACCTgtcttttgcagctttccccaaaccctctgattttaaggattaCCACAAACTTGGACTAAAAATGATCTTGATATTGTTAATACTAACcttattttgttttgccttgATTTTTTAGGTCTTTGCAAGGTTGATGAGACCCCTAAGGGCTGGTACATTCAGTACATTGACAGAGACCCAGAGACCATTCGCAGGCAGCAAGAGcaagagaggaagaagaagcaagACCTTGATGATGAGGAAAAAACTGCTAAATTCATTGAGCAACAAGTCAGAAGAGGTTTGGAAGGGAAAGAACTGGTGAGAAAAATTGCACTGTGTGTGAACCTTCAGGTCAAAGCTACTTGTTAAGTCAAGGGGGAATTTGATGCTGCTGGAATCCTTGCACTGGTATTTCCTTTGCTTCCTAACTTGGAGTTACATTGTACCCAGCTTGCAGTAGTAATAAGGAAGCAATAATTACAGCTCTTCCAGTGATTAGTGATTTAAAAATCACTCTTGAATTTAGGAAGGTGGAGCAAACAACCATTAAGCTGCATGATGTCTTCATTTATGGTATTTCACAACTAATAGGGCTGCAGATAACAAGTACCTGGTGCACTGAGGAGGCTGAGATAAATAACCAGGGGGATCTGGCATAATCAAGTTCACATAGTGAAAAGTTCTCTTTTGGTTGTTCTTGTGCGGTTATTGGGATCTGTTTACTTGGCATCATACCATGACCCCCATACATGTTGCCTGGGGCTAAAATCTGCCATTTCATCCTGGGTATTGATGGGTACATTTAAATCCAGTTGTAAACAATTACCTGCTTCTTAATTTAAAACTAATTGAAATTTAAATGGTCTGAGCCTTTGGTGCTAAAAAATTCGAAAGATACCAGAATTTCCTTCTTTAAGTTAATAGTCTGTCCAGAAACCAGTCAGATCATGCTGGTTCAGATAGAGAAAACTGCTGCAGCAAGGCCACTTGCCTTTTATGCTGGAATTGAGCAAGTTTAGGCAGCATCTCTGTTAATTGGAGAGTTTTGCACAGGAGACTGTAATGAGATgatgttttctattttaatctttttaatcAAAAACTGCTGCAGCAAGGCCACTTGCCTTTTATGCTGGAATTGAGCAAGTTTAGGCAGCATCTCTGTTAATTGGAGAGTTTTGCACAGGAGACTGTAATGAGATgatgttttctattttaatctTTTATGTGTCAAGCCAGGTTGAATATTACAGAATATTACAGTAAAACTGATTTAATCAATAATTATGACATCTTGATTCAGTTTTCTGTTTGATTCTTTAAATGTGCTTTGTGTTTTTGGCAGGAAATGCCAGTCTATACTGaactgaatagagaaaatgaagaagaaaaaggtaaCTAGATTTTAATGGATGTAATTTTCTAGAACCTACTGGAGCTGATTTTGTCATTTAAATGAAATGAGCATTGAAGCCTGCTTGGTGCTTCATAAAGTGAAGCTTCATAAAGTGCTTTGAGATCAGTTGTAAAGAGCACTGGAATGTGGAAATGCAGAGTAGTTTGTATTACAAAGTTTAATTAACTTTAAAAGCTAAACCAAAATATAGAttagtaaatattttcaaatttatgATTCTTTCCTAtttgcagattttaaaaattgttaacATCCTTCaatgcagttatttttaaagatagAAATAGAGTAACGtctctttattttttagttacatttaatttaaacaaaGGAGCAAGTACTTCAGTCGCAGCATCTTCTAAAACAAGGTGAGAAAAGAATTCAAGGCCAACCTTTACTGTTACAAAGCACTTCTATCTATGAACAGGAAAGTTTGTCTTGTCCTGAAATATTTGGAGTCTAATCTCTCATCCTCTCTTGGTATTCAGAAGGATGACTTGGTGACTTCATGGttggttttgtatttaaaatggATGAGTGGGTGTATCTTAAATGTGAGCTGTGAGGAGCCTTCTTGAATTCTCTGTGCTTCGTGGCAGATGCCCATAAAGTAAAAGGCAGTCACAGGTTCCTCCAtggagggtgggaaagggaTCCAGCCAAAGCATTTGCAGTGATGCCATGCAGTCCAGCTGCCTTCTATGAATAAATATTCCTAACTTGTTAATTTTGGTTCCTAAAAGGTTTGATTGCCTTGTCTAATTGGAGACAATACTTTCTTTGGTCATCGTTTAAGCAGCTAAATCTGCCTGAAATAAatcttcccagagctctggaaTTTAATTGTCATCATGTAACCACAAGCAATGCAGGACAAAAGGGATCAATAATGCAAATAATACTGACTTACAGCAGCCTGGGGAACTGTTTGATGAGCAGTACATCTTCTCATGTAAGGCAATATTGTAATTAAATGTATTTCAGgtaaaaagaaagctttttcctCATCTCACTCAGCTCTTAGATAAGGTATCTGATGGGATATATGCCAGGCAGAAAATGAGACAGTAAAGCAGTTCTTTGCAATAATAGAGACAGATTGCAGGCTTTAAGGAAAACTTGTAAATTATCCCTAAGCATTGAGCTGTGCTTAAGATGGTTCTGAAACTTAATCCAGACTCTCTCTTGAATAGTTTCAGTGAGGAATATTTCAGGTCCTTGCTAAAATTTGGCCAAATCTGAAATCATATATCAAGTAGTCTAATTCCTTCACAGCATATATGAAATACTTATCTGTATGCTTTGAAATGGTAGTGTAGTAAGTTCACTGGATATGTTTGTCTTCTTAAATATGAACACTGCATAACATTGTTATGTTTTAATTGTATGTTGCCCTttatgagatttttatttttaagtacttGCTATTTGATTTGTGATTTAatgtgcaatttttttctcaaactcTATGATTATTCAGACTTCTTatgaaatacagtttttctCTTAAAGTTGCTTCTACTGCAATTCCTGTCTCTTCATTCCTGTAGGGTATCTTCCCTGTGGGAGTATATCCAACATCCTCACCACAGGCAGCACATGTGATTTGTCCTAAGGCCATGTTAATTATTGTATCACTGTTCacctcagagcagctgccttcATCTTTTGGGTTGACACAATACCtaaatttttttactgtattcAAATGTCTGTTATAAAAATGGCTGAACTGAAGCTACCCATGGGCAGTTCTCACTTTACCTAGATGTTCCCTCATCCCTGAGATGGAGATTTTTCTGCTGATTGCTCTTTATTTTCCACAGTTAGGCTGTTTGCCTGTTTTAAATATGGTTATGAAGGTGACATTTGTTTACTGAGTGTGGAGTTCTTTTCTACAGATTCCAGGGTGTTTTCTCCCATTGCCAGATAGGCTCAATATCTCTGTCTGGAAGGAATTCTAGATATCTGCCCTATCGGAGAGTTCCTTTGTCTAGGTGGCTTCTCAAAAGTTTGTGCTTTCAAATTTGAAAACCTTATTTGCAGACCAGCTTTTGTCTTCTTTATTGAACTCAAGTCCTTGATCAACATTTTGCTCATGCAGTGGTGAACTGGTCATGGGGCTGTGTCCATTCTGCTGGACTGCCAGCAGTGACCCTCAGTGGACATGGAATTTGCACCCCAAGGAGACCAGTTCTAGAGGAGGAGCTGTGTAGGGTCTGCAAGGGGACTGGGACAGCTGAAATCAAGCAGATCAGCACAACCAGTTCTTCAAATGCATCTtggtagaggaaaaaaaaaatgtaagatcTGCTGTGAAAACACCATCTTACTTTTCCAGCAGTGTCCTTGGACAGAATGCACTGAAGATGGTGGAGGGAGcagttaaaagaaaagaagtagCTCATAGCTCTGGTCAgtccaaagagaaaaagaagaaatctgcACTGGATGAGATCATGGAGGTAATAATCATGCAGGATCTGTTTCTGTGTACCCCTGTGCCAGTGACAATGTCCACTTCACCTTTGAAGTGACCTCAGACCTTCAGTTCATATGGAATTCCAACTTTCACATCTTACCaggcaaaataatttcatttccccATAAAACTGGTTACATTTCTTCATAAAACTGGCTGCTCAACTCTGCCTATTCCCCACATGACTGAGGTGTTGGGAAGTTAAGGAATACTGATTttgcaagagaagaaaataccTAGAAACACTTgccaaaaaaaattacaaatcaCCATCATTTTGTCATGAGTTCCTGGATTCATCAAAAGGATTTATGAGGCAAGACTATACTGACTGACCCTAATTTAGGGTTTGGGGATTGTCTTTGTTCCCCACACAACATGGGGCTGGAGAATTGGTTCAAAGCTGTTCAAAGGCATGGGAAAGCTGCAGTGGAAGGAGGAAGTAAATGGTGATTATTTGTTGTTCTTTAGCttgaagaggagaagaaaagaacatCTCGAAGAGACTACTGGTTACAGCCTGTAAGTGACTTCAAAAGTATTATATACCAAATACACCCAATTTCTGCATTTCTATAGCCATTGTTGATTAGTGTAAAGATCCAAAACCATATTGCAATTTAAATTCACagttattttccctttcctgtctTGACCCACTGTGGGCTGTCACATTAGATTGTGAATTCAAGTGTAACTGTATTTGTCAAAGAAACCCAAAGAAGTCTTGAGAGATGCTACTTTGAGCCAGTAATTTGACAAATACACGAATTCCTGAAAGGCACATCTTTACTATTGTTGCTTCCTGCACTGTGCTGCATTATTAATTTAGATTGTAGAGTTGTTTGCATGTTTTGgcactttattttattttttgtctcctTTCAAATGTCCCAGGAAATCATTGTAAAAATTGTAACAAAAAAGCTTGGAGAGAAATACCACAAGAAGAAGGCAGTTGTGAAGGTAAGGTGGGCCATGGGCATCATGTGGcattggtttggcttttttggaATTAGGTGACTTAGGAAGATTTGTTTCATTGTGCAGGTTGTTCAGCCTTAAGACAACACTGTTGAGGACTGAAATGTCACCTCACCTGTATTGGGACTTATTCTGGACAGGCAGTGAGCCTCTGAATTGGTTTAAGGGCATCTATTCCATGATCTTTTCTTAAGCACAGCTTTGTCCTGTGTAGTTTGTCCCTATTAACACATCCATCTTGGAGAATAATCCCTGTATCCATGGGATGTGACAACAGCAGTGCAGTTGGATTTTAACCCGAGACTAGTCAGTTCTGCGCTGATATTTTAAGCTGCAGGATCTCATTTGCACATAAAATCTCCAGGCTGGAGCCCTtgtattttgctggttttgaaaATGCAGAAGTGCAGAGTCACAATGCTAAAGTTTGTTAActttgaaatgtaaatttaGAGAACAATGTTTGGTATTTCTGATTGGCCTCTGCCTTTCAAAACAGGAGGTGATTGACAAATACACAGCAGTTGTCAAGGTGATTGATTCTGGGGACAAGCTGAAGCTTGATCAGACACATCTAGAAACTGTAATCCCAGCACCAGGTACAgctgtttccttctgttttcagctTCTGTCACTGCAAAACTTATATTTCAGTTCTTTTAAACTATAATTCATCCACTTGAAAGTATCATAACCTCTCCTgagaagacaggctgagagagttggggttgttcagccctTGAAGACCTAAAAGCACCTGCAAAGTACTTAAAGGGAGTTTATAAGAAAGATGGGGGAAAGCTTTTCAGCAGAGTTTTGGAACCTTGCTGAGTTGTGTAactcttttcctatttttttttttccaggcaagAAAGTGATGGTATTAAATGGTGGGTACAGGGGAAATGAAGGCATTTTGGAGTCCATCAATGAGAAAAGGTTTTCAGTGACAATAACCATTGACTCAGTAAGTACCAAACATTGCAAGCTCTTGTTTGCAGAGAGCTTTCCATCTGTACATGGAGAGCTTTCAGAAAGAAACATATTATCCTTAATCCTGCCTTACAGGTGGGATTTGTTGTGTGCAAAGTTCTGTGGACACTCCCCACCTATCAACAGCCACATATACCCACCTATCACAGGCTTATTCTTTGCTGTTTGCAGAGAATATTCAAAAAGATGATAGGGTACTGAATTTAGCAAGTTTTGAACTTGCAAGagatttggaaaatattttgtgtgtttcttttgAACATGGCTGTTGTGGTACTGTTTTGTGGGAaggtaaaaaatgcaaaatatgcaAGGATGTGAATTTACTCCTGCCTTTCCAGACTGAATGTGGGGCTTTATGTGCTCATTTGTTGTCTTGTTTATGGTTAACAGTTATGGTTAACAATCAGTCCATGCCACCATGTCTGTGTGGCTCTTTCTTTATTCTGCTCTGCAAAACCAGTCTTTAAACTGATTGATAAGGCACAGATGATACTAGCTCAAAGTCAAACTTCTTAAACACAGCTTGCCGTTCAAAGAAGGGCTGCACAAACTCAGTTCAGGTTGGATTATGGAGGATTTGGAGAGACTGTGCAGAAGCCCTGATGAGAGGAGGAGCTTTGGTACTAAGAGCAAAGTGAAAGTGAAAGAATTTCTGGGATGGTGTTGAGGCCCTGTCACATTCTCTGGTCAGGCTGAAAATTATGAATCAAAGAACATTGTATTATGAACAAATCCCCTTTACCTCTCCTACTGTAATCTCCCTGTTGGGAATTCAAGACACAATTTTATGTtgtaatattatattttttttctgtcattctcCAGGGACCTTTAAAGGGGCGCAGAGTCGAAGATATCCAGTATGAAGATGTTTCCAAACTTGCCTGAGGTGCTAAATTGTGCATCACAGAAGATTTTGGTTCTCAAAACCTTCTTTCTGACATCTTTCAGGCAGACACAAGACTCTTTCATGTCAGGGttttaattttgtgtgtgtatgtatttaTAATGTATATAGACATTAAAAAACAGCAAACTTGATTTATTTAAAGATAGCTATTGATTTGTTATATAAAATGTTTATGGAAATACTATCAGTGGAAATTTTTCATCTGATTTTATATCAAAGTTATAATATTTGCTTcaatttccttttgtaaaatGTAGCAGAGATCTGCAAACTGGAGTATGTGGGCAGGTCCTGAAGAGAGAATTACCTACAGGAGGCAGTGTGTGCTGGAGCCAGAGGAGTTTAAACAACACACTTTGTAATCCAGAGCCAAAATGGACTTCTGAGTGCATGAACAAGGCATGGGATTGAGGGGATAGCAAGAAGATTCCAGTGCTGCAAGGGGTTATTTCCTGGATGCTGTAAGAATGATCTAT from Haemorhous mexicanus isolate bHaeMex1 chromosome 5, bHaeMex1.pri, whole genome shotgun sequence encodes:
- the KIN gene encoding DNA/RNA-binding protein KIN17 isoform X2, with the translated sequence MGKSDFLSPKAIANRIKSKGLQKLRWYCQMCQKQCRDENGFKCHCMSESHQRQLLLASENPQQFMDYFSEEFRNDFLELLRRRFGTKRVHNNIVYNEYISHREHIHMNATQWETLTDFTKWLGREGLCKVDETPKGWYIQYIDRDPETIRRQQEQERKKKQDLDDEEKTAKFIEQQVRRGLEGKELEMPVYTELNRENEEEKVTFNLNKGASTSVAASSKTSVLGQNALKMVEGAVKRKEVAHSSGQSKEKKKKSALDEIMELEEEKKRTSRRDYWLQPEIIVKIVTKKLGEKYHKKKAVVKEVIDKYTAVVKVIDSGDKLKLDQTHLETVIPAPGKKVMVLNGGYRGNEGILESINEKRFSVTITIDSGPLKGRRVEDIQYEDVSKLA
- the KIN gene encoding DNA/RNA-binding protein KIN17 isoform X1; this translates as MGKSDFLSPKAIANRIKSKGLQKLRWYCQMCQKQCRDENGFKCHCMSESHQRQLLLASENPQQFMDYFSEEFRNDFLELLRRRFGTKRVHNNIVYNEYISHREHIHMNATQWETLTDFTKWLGREGLCKVDETPKGWYIQYIDRDPETIRRQQEQERKKKQDLDDEEKTAKFIEQQVRRGLEGKELEMPVYTELNRENEEEKVTFNLNKGASTSVAASSKTSSVLGQNALKMVEGAVKRKEVAHSSGQSKEKKKKSALDEIMELEEEKKRTSRRDYWLQPEIIVKIVTKKLGEKYHKKKAVVKEVIDKYTAVVKVIDSGDKLKLDQTHLETVIPAPGKKVMVLNGGYRGNEGILESINEKRFSVTITIDSGPLKGRRVEDIQYEDVSKLA